TTTGTTGCTTATCTTCCCGAATTTGCTTTAGGGCCAATTGCAATAACCATCCTAAAGCTCCCTCTACCCGCTCCCGTTGCAGTAGTTTACGGGCCAGCCGTTGTAGCTCCTCCGGGGTCAGCAAAGAACCCATAATGGTGTCGGAAACCCTCTTAGCCAGTCGTTCCTGGTTGCGGGGAATTAATCCAGGAGTAAAGGGGAGTTGATAGGGGCCCAGAAAGAGAGGTTTGTAGGGACGAAAGAGCATTTTGATGGCTAAATCGTTGGTGAAATAGCCAATAATTCCCCCCGCAATGGGTGGTAAAGCTAGGGAGAGGAGTAGGGAGTAATTAATCATCATCAAAGGCAAGGGCATGGAATCCCCGACCCAAACTGAACGGTATGGAAGTTTTGTTTAAGTAATGGTTGCGAAAAGGGAAAGTTAAAAGTTCTCGTCAGTGCCAACAAACAAATTTCCCCTCCTTCCCAAGGTAGTAAATACTGCAATGGCGGATCAAAGATCACTGTCTCAGCTTTAGTAAATGTTCCTGTACCACCGGTGGTAAACGGCGCATAATTTTGCCCTTGGCAGGGTCGATCGCCACTAGGGTAATTTTGCCAGTTACACAGGGTTCCCCGGTTTCCAGACAAACAATTTGATTTTGCCATTCCAGCCGCACTTTCTGAATTTCTTGCATTTGCACTTTAATCACTGCTGTTTGTCCCAAGCGGATGGCTCGGTGGTACCGTAGGGCCAGGCTCACCACAGGTAAATCACAACCCAGCTTGACCAAGTCGGCAAAATCCACTCCAATGGACCGCAAACATTCCACTCGGGCGGTTTCCAGCCAGGTTAGGTAGGTGCCATGCCAAACAACGCCGCCGTAATCAGTGTGGTGGGGTTGTACCCGGACCATAATCTCAAACCACTTTTCGGTCACAGCTTCCAGTTCCTGTTGGTGAACTAGACAATGGTCTCCCTGGGGGCTTGGGGGTAATTGGGGCTTGGGGGAATCACTCACAGTCAATCTAAAGGGGGCATTAAACAACGCTGATCCCCATCATACCGAGTCCGGGGTGGCCTCTGTTATGGGTTCCCTTAGGGGAGCAAAGCCAACGGCATGGTCTGGTAAGTTCCACTTTTGGGCCAGGGCCAACACTTGACCCCTGGCGATCGCCGTTTCAAACACGGAGGAAAAAATGGCGGGGATGGGATGGGTTTTTAACCAATGGTTCAGTACCCTAGGATTCCCCATGATGGCGGCTTTGAGGATGTAAAGCCCGGACCAACCTTTATCGTAGAGTTGGGCGAGTTGAGCTAAGCTGCATACCGCTTCGTCTAGGGCGATGGAGGTAGCAAAATCTTCTTGCAGTCGAAACATCTCGTCAATTTCCCCAGGAGGCAGGGGTTGCTCCAGGTATTGAATTTTGGGCCCAGAATTTTCCCTTTGGCGATCGAGGAGAGTTAACCATTGTTGGGCGATGTCCACACTCAAACCGCCGTTGGCATCGAGGCGAATTTGACAGCCTTCCGGTAACCGTCGCCATAACTGCCCATACAAATCCCTTTCTACAGCAAAATCCCCGACGCCAATTTTCCATTTAAACGTGCTAGCTCCCAACTGGGGATTGGAGGCGAGATAATCCAGGGCGGCCTCCCCTGTAGGCAAAAGTTGACAGTAACTGAGAGAGTTGGGGGAATTTTCAATCACACTGCCGCTCTCTAACTCCCACTCCGCTGAGCCAAAGGCAAACCCACAACAGGGTAGGCGATCGCCAATTTTCTCAATTTGCGCGGGGGTAATCCGACCTTTTAAACTGCGGCAAAAATCCGTGGCGCTGGCTAAATCTTCCGTGCCAAACCAGGGTAGGGGAGCAATTTCTCCTCGGCCCCTGTTACCCCTTTGGTCGGTTAACTCCACAATCAAGCCCCGTCGCCGTTGCCAATGGCCATGGGCTGTTACCACTGGCTTAGGCAGGGGGAAATTGTAGGAATAAAATTTAACGTGATAGGGTTTATCCATGGCCCAGGCTGGGATTAACGGCTACATTAATCTCAAAAAATAAAGAAAAGAGAGGTATTTTTACCTCCCTTAATAAAGTTTCTGACAATGGTTCACTGATTTATCAACTATTGCCGTTAACTAAATTGTCTGCACCGCTAATTACTTTGGCGGAAACAATTTTGTCCCCTTCACTCAACTGTTCCAACGTTTCTTTCCCGTCCACCACATAACCGAAGACCGAATAACGGCCATCCATCAAATTAAACCCCGGTGGAGTTAGCTCGGTATCAAACTTAAAGAAGAAAAATTGGGAAGAACCACCATTGGGTTCCGTTTCCGGCCGAGCCAAGGCGATCGCCCCGTAGGCATTGAAAGGTAAGGCCAATTCCGGTAAGTACATGCCGGCATCTTCCAAGGTCATGCCATAGATGGGGCCCTCTTCTCCCTTGACCAAAATTTCCAGGGGAATGGCCCGGTATTCTTTGGTTTGGGGGTCAATAAAGCCCGCTTCTGGCCCTGGGGGATCCCCCGCTTGAGTCACAAAGAAATCTTCCGAACGGATAAAAGGTAAACCGTCATAGAATTTGCGTTGCACCAAATCCACAAAGTTACCGGCGTTAATGGGGGCGCTGTAGCCATCCACCACAATGGTCAGGGGACCCTTATTGGTGGTCATTTCCACCGTGGCCCGGCCCTTGAGTTGAGGAAGATTAGCAAATTCTTCAGGAATGGCAAAGGGGAAATCCGTCACCATCAGGGCTTCCAAATCCCCGATCGCCGTCAGGGCTGATTTACGGAAGCTAATCACCTGTTCTTTATCCTTAGCCTCTACTGCTTCGGTTAGGGCAGTTAAATCGGTTTTGATACTGCCCAATAAAGTTTCCGCCTCCGGTTGGCGATCGGCCGGTACCCCAGCAAGAATCTTATCTTCCTTCAAGGTGATGGTCAGATTAGCCGCCCGCACATCTTTTTTAATCGCCGGCCAACGCTTAGCCCGGATGTGGTTAGAAATATCTTCCAAGCTGTCCTGCAAGCGCCGCACCTCTGGATTATCGATGGGCAGAGCGTAGCGCAAAATGGCATTGGGATCCGTAATGGCATTGCCCTGGGCCAAAGCACCCAACAGCATCGGCTGGTTCAAAGGCAAGCTCCATCCCGGCATAGCCCATGTCAGAGATAGCATGGTTAGCAACAAGGACAACAAGCTCAATTGCAGGCCCCGTCGGGTAATTATCCCCAGGGGAGTTTTAATAATTTGCATCATAATGATTGTGGTTTGTTCTCCAGCATAGGGGGCAACAGCAAAATTTTCCCACTTCAACGCCCCCATCCCCTAGTAGAATGTTGGGTGAACTTTTGAGTCTTCCTTGGCTTCCATGATATCCAGTAACGATTTTCGCACAGGTACCAGTATTGTGATGGACGGCGCAGTCTGGAAGGTGGTGGAATTCCTCCACGTTAAACCAGGCAAGGGTTCCGCCTTTGTGCGGACCAAGCTCAAAAGTGTTCAAACCGGCAACGTGGTGGAAAAAACTTTCCGGGCGGGGGAAACGGTGCCCCAGGCCAACATCGAAAAATCAGTGATGCAACATACCTATAAAGATGGGGACCAATATGTCTTTATGGATATGGAAACCTTTGAAGAGGTGAGCATTGCCCCCGATACCCTGGGAGACAAGGCCAAATTCATCAAAGAGGAGATGGAAGTCAGCGTTGTCACTTGGGATGGCACCATTCTGGATGTGGAATTGCCTACCAGCGTTGTGCTGGAAATTGTTGAAACTGACCCCGGTGTGAAGGGAGATACGGCCACTGGCGGCACCAAGCCAGCCATTTTGGAAACCGGTGCCCAGGTAATGGTGCCCCTATTCATTGCCCAGGGAGAAAGGATTAAAGTTGATACCAGGGATGGTTCCTACCTAGGACGGGACAATGCCTAAGCTGTGCTTAACTTGATCAATTGGGTAGATGGATTTTAACCCGTAGGCTCATTGGTCAGCTCAAGCTTTACTAATCGTATTTTGTTGTATTGGGGGGTGGGTAATTCGTGGCTATTAACTTTACGGAACTGCGGGAATTGTTGGGGGTAATTTCCCAAAGTAATATCACGGAGTTCAGTCTAAAAAGCGGCGATTTTGAGGTGTCAGTCCGTAAGGATGGTATGGCCGGCGGCATCTCCGTTGTCCCTCAGGCGATCGCCCCCCAGCCTGCCCCGGTGGTTTCTGCCTCAGTTCCCTCCCCCGAAGTTGCGGCCCCATCCCCAGCGGATCAAAAGTGGACGGCGATCGTTTCCCCCATGGTGGGTACTTTTTACCGAGCCCCAGCCCCGGATGAGCCTCCCTTTGTGGAAGTGGGAGATGCAGTCAGCAAAGGCCAGGGAGTGTGCATCATTGAAGCAATGAAGTTAATGAATGAAATTGAAGCGGAAGTGGCGGGGCAAGTGATGGAGATTGTGGTGGAAAATGGGGAGCCGGTGGAATACGGTCAAACCCTAATGTGGATTAAACCCTAGAGGTCCCTTTAAAATGTCCTTTGCCCCGAAGTTTGCAAGGAACTTCGGTAA
The genomic region above belongs to Synechocystis sp. PCC 6803 substr. PCC-P and contains:
- a CDS encoding peptidylprolyl isomerase translates to MGALKWENFAVAPYAGEQTTIIMMQIIKTPLGIITRRGLQLSLLSLLLTMLSLTWAMPGWSLPLNQPMLLGALAQGNAITDPNAILRYALPIDNPEVRRLQDSLEDISNHIRAKRWPAIKKDVRAANLTITLKEDKILAGVPADRQPEAETLLGSIKTDLTALTEAVEAKDKEQVISFRKSALTAIGDLEALMVTDFPFAIPEEFANLPQLKGRATVEMTTNKGPLTIVVDGYSAPINAGNFVDLVQRKFYDGLPFIRSEDFFVTQAGDPPGPEAGFIDPQTKEYRAIPLEILVKGEEGPIYGMTLEDAGMYLPELALPFNAYGAIALARPETEPNGGSSQFFFFKFDTELTPPGFNLMDGRYSVFGYVVDGKETLEQLSEGDKIVSAKVISGADNLVNGNS
- the efp gene encoding elongation factor P — encoded protein: MISSNDFRTGTSIVMDGAVWKVVEFLHVKPGKGSAFVRTKLKSVQTGNVVEKTFRAGETVPQANIEKSVMQHTYKDGDQYVFMDMETFEEVSIAPDTLGDKAKFIKEEMEVSVVTWDGTILDVELPTSVVLEIVETDPGVKGDTATGGTKPAILETGAQVMVPLFIAQGERIKVDTRDGSYLGRDNA
- the accB gene encoding acetyl-CoA carboxylase biotin carboxyl carrier protein, translated to MAINFTELRELLGVISQSNITEFSLKSGDFEVSVRKDGMAGGISVVPQAIAPQPAPVVSASVPSPEVAAPSPADQKWTAIVSPMVGTFYRAPAPDEPPFVEVGDAVSKGQGVCIIEAMKLMNEIEAEVAGQVMEIVVENGEPVEYGQTLMWIKP
- the menC gene encoding o-succinylbenzoate synthase; protein product: MDKPYHVKFYSYNFPLPKPVVTAHGHWQRRRGLIVELTDQRGNRGRGEIAPLPWFGTEDLASATDFCRSLKGRITPAQIEKIGDRLPCCGFAFGSAEWELESGSVIENSPNSLSYCQLLPTGEAALDYLASNPQLGASTFKWKIGVGDFAVERDLYGQLWRRLPEGCQIRLDANGGLSVDIAQQWLTLLDRQRENSGPKIQYLEQPLPPGEIDEMFRLQEDFATSIALDEAVCSLAQLAQLYDKGWSGLYILKAAIMGNPRVLNHWLKTHPIPAIFSSVFETAIARGQVLALAQKWNLPDHAVGFAPLREPITEATPDSV
- a CDS encoding thioesterase family protein codes for the protein MSDSPKPQLPPSPQGDHCLVHQQELEAVTEKWFEIMVRVQPHHTDYGGVVWHGTYLTWLETARVECLRSIGVDFADLVKLGCDLPVVSLALRYHRAIRLGQTAVIKVQMQEIQKVRLEWQNQIVCLETGEPCVTGKITLVAIDPAKGKIMRRLPPVVQEHLLKLRQ